The following are from one region of the Mycolicibacterium diernhoferi genome:
- a CDS encoding HNH endonuclease signature motif containing protein has product MDATHLETFIGALIDDLAVGPPDEDGERRLFHLLDCPRRVFDEQPLLAVLVAAVTARNLLDHVIAQATAATERLGIPARKHLHSGADLLTSCGVSPGAAHRAARVGRAAHTLPALTQAQRLGGVGIEFADAVGRGVTHINARVPLSEEDRSKVVTKLMIQTTPAQVAEKAREIAIDRAGVQPEDDQSVPVAENADLNEMTLVVNDEGRVAATLDLDALTGEELLTALDPLCRPVPLPDGSPDPRPVGQRRADALGQVVRTYLSNSRRPTSGGVLPHVTLIRPQPTGFVDTLGFTGPITATTADLITCDSTVGVVTVDDAGAPLNVGRSERLFPPTIRQGLAARDRGCAHPGCGRPVSWCDAHHITPWSSGGTTCLDNGVLLCRRHHTAIHHGGWQVYLGPDRHPWFIPPHKPNEAEPAHLRSHARRTMTDLPTAA; this is encoded by the coding sequence ATGGACGCCACCCATCTCGAAACGTTCATCGGTGCGTTGATCGACGACCTTGCTGTTGGACCTCCGGATGAAGACGGCGAACGCAGACTGTTTCATCTGCTGGACTGTCCCCGCCGGGTCTTCGATGAGCAGCCCCTGCTCGCGGTGCTGGTGGCCGCAGTCACCGCCCGCAATCTCCTTGATCATGTGATCGCCCAGGCGACCGCGGCCACCGAGCGACTCGGGATCCCGGCCCGCAAGCACCTGCACTCGGGAGCCGATCTGCTGACCAGTTGCGGCGTCTCTCCAGGCGCGGCACACCGGGCGGCGCGGGTCGGCCGGGCTGCGCACACCCTGCCGGCCCTGACCCAGGCCCAGCGCCTCGGCGGGGTCGGCATCGAATTCGCCGACGCCGTCGGACGCGGCGTCACCCACATCAACGCCAGAGTGCCCTTGTCCGAAGAAGACCGGTCCAAGGTCGTCACCAAACTGATGATCCAGACCACCCCGGCGCAGGTGGCCGAGAAGGCCCGCGAGATCGCCATCGACAGAGCCGGGGTACAACCCGAAGACGATCAGTCGGTGCCGGTCGCGGAAAACGCCGACCTCAACGAGATGACGCTCGTCGTCAACGACGAAGGACGCGTTGCAGCCACCCTGGACCTCGATGCACTCACCGGCGAAGAACTGCTCACCGCATTGGACCCGCTGTGCCGGCCCGTCCCGCTGCCGGACGGCTCACCGGACCCGCGCCCTGTCGGTCAGCGTCGCGCGGACGCCCTCGGTCAAGTCGTGCGAACCTACCTGTCGAACTCGCGGCGCCCGACCTCCGGGGGCGTGCTCCCGCACGTCACCCTTATCCGGCCCCAGCCAACAGGGTTCGTCGACACCCTCGGATTCACCGGCCCCATCACCGCCACCACCGCCGACCTGATCACCTGCGACAGCACTGTCGGGGTAGTGACTGTCGATGACGCGGGAGCGCCACTGAATGTGGGGCGCAGCGAGCGACTGTTCCCACCCACAATTCGTCAAGGGTTGGCAGCACGCGACCGTGGTTGCGCACACCCGGGCTGCGGGCGACCGGTGTCCTGGTGCGACGCCCACCACATCACCCCATGGAGCAGCGGCGGCACCACCTGCCTGGACAACGGTGTGCTGCTGTGTCGACGCCACCACACCGCGATCCACCACGGCGGCTGGCAGGTCTACCTCGGCCCCGACCGCCACCCCTGGTTCATCCCGCCCCACAAACCCAATGAAGCAGAACCGGCGCACCTGCGCTCCCACGCACGACGCACCATGACCGACCTACCCACCGCCGCGTAA
- a CDS encoding nucleoside triphosphate pyrophosphohydrolase: MTVVLVDPRRPSLVPVEAVGLLAGDVRYTEEMPIKVPWSLPSARPYLPGDDDAAAVLLSSDPEHPAVRARLGAGATLIAAPGPQPGERLVDAVAIMDKLRTDGPWESEQTHDSLRRYLLEETYELFDAVRGGDAAELREELGDVLLQVLFHARIAEDAPVHPFDIDDVADALVRKLGNRAAGVLAGQSISLEEQLAQWEERKSLEKVRASCMDDVATGQPALALTQKVLERAAAAGLPDDLVPDSLREVRITVDSDIENVLRTATLEFMDTIRAAEKAVAAARGGGPIGDTPPEAISADEWRAHWPG, encoded by the coding sequence ATGACAGTCGTTCTCGTCGACCCGCGCCGGCCCTCGCTGGTTCCGGTGGAGGCGGTCGGTCTGCTCGCCGGTGACGTGCGGTACACCGAGGAGATGCCGATCAAGGTGCCGTGGTCGCTGCCGTCGGCTCGGCCGTATCTGCCCGGTGATGACGACGCGGCCGCCGTGCTGCTGTCCTCGGACCCGGAGCACCCCGCGGTGCGGGCCCGGCTGGGCGCCGGGGCGACGCTGATCGCCGCGCCCGGCCCGCAGCCCGGTGAACGACTCGTCGACGCGGTGGCGATCATGGACAAGCTGCGCACCGACGGCCCGTGGGAGAGCGAGCAGACCCACGATTCGCTGCGGCGGTATCTGCTGGAGGAGACCTACGAGCTGTTCGACGCGGTGCGCGGCGGTGACGCTGCGGAGCTGCGTGAGGAACTCGGAGATGTGTTGCTGCAGGTGCTGTTCCATGCCCGCATCGCCGAGGACGCGCCCGTGCACCCGTTCGATATCGACGATGTCGCCGACGCACTGGTGCGCAAACTGGGCAACCGGGCCGCCGGTGTGCTTGCCGGCCAGTCGATCTCGCTGGAAGAGCAGCTCGCCCAGTGGGAGGAGCGCAAATCGCTGGAGAAGGTGCGGGCCTCCTGTATGGACGATGTGGCCACCGGTCAGCCCGCGCTCGCGCTGACCCAGAAGGTGCTCGAGCGTGCCGCGGCCGCGGGGCTGCCCGACGACCTGGTGCCGGACAGCCTGCGCGAGGTGCGCATCACGGTGGACTCCGATATCGAGAATGTGCTGCGAACAGCGACATTGGAGTTCATGGACACGATCCGCGCGGCCGAGAAGGCGGTCGCGGCCGCCCGCGGCGGCGGCCCGATCGGGGATACGCCGCCGGAGGCCATCAGCGCCGACGAGTGGCGCGCGCACTGGCCAGGCTAG